The Deltaproteobacteria bacterium genome has a window encoding:
- a CDS encoding 3-dehydroquinate synthase II has protein sequence MKSVWVKIIPWDKKLATTAIENGADALMVEPSDTEKVRELSRMAVISDNGDLVPGRDVIEIEVTSQDDEPAVVAAAAKGRVIVHTPDWTIIPLENLIARKAEVVVPVADFDGAQMAAGVLEHGVWGILTETRDPLELKRILTTLKSGDEDAALVPAEIVNVKPVGMGDRVCVDTCTNMGLGQGMLVGNSSKALFLVHAESVENPYVAPRPFRVNAGAVHAYTRIPGGKTRYLSELKSGDAVLVSDYTGKSEPAAVGRVKIEKRPLLLVTARAGEKEFSVVLQNAETIRLTDTAGKPVSVVKLNPGDKVLAALEEGGRHFGMKIEETILEK, from the coding sequence ATGAAATCCGTATGGGTGAAGATTATCCCCTGGGACAAAAAACTGGCCACCACGGCCATTGAAAACGGGGCTGACGCCTTAATGGTCGAGCCTTCCGACACCGAAAAGGTGAGGGAGCTTTCCAGGATGGCGGTCATCTCCGACAACGGCGACCTTGTTCCGGGGCGCGACGTTATCGAAATCGAAGTGACAAGCCAGGACGACGAACCGGCTGTTGTGGCGGCGGCGGCAAAGGGCCGGGTGATAGTGCACACGCCCGACTGGACCATAATCCCCCTGGAAAACCTCATCGCCCGAAAAGCCGAGGTTGTCGTTCCGGTGGCTGATTTCGACGGGGCGCAGATGGCCGCCGGAGTCCTGGAGCACGGGGTATGGGGCATTCTCACCGAAACCCGCGACCCCCTGGAACTGAAGCGAATACTCACCACCCTTAAAAGCGGGGACGAGGACGCGGCCCTCGTCCCCGCTGAAATCGTAAACGTGAAACCCGTGGGCATGGGCGACCGGGTCTGCGTGGACACCTGCACTAATATGGGGCTTGGCCAGGGGATGCTGGTGGGCAATTCCAGCAAGGCCCTTTTCCTGGTTCACGCCGAAAGCGTTGAAAACCCATACGTGGCCCCAAGGCCCTTCAGGGTCAACGCCGGTGCTGTTCACGCTTACACCCGCATTCCGGGCGGCAAGACCCGCTATCTGTCGGAACTCAAAAGCGGAGATGCCGTGCTGGTAAGCGATTACACGGGCAAGTCCGAGCCCGCCGCAGTGGGCAGGGTAAAGATCGAAAAAAGGCCGCTCCTTCTGGTCACCGCAAGGGCCGGGGAAAAGGAGTTTTCAGTGGTTCTCCAGAACGCCGAAACCATACGCCTGACAGATACGGCAGGAAAGCCGGTATCTGTGGTTAAGCTCAACCCCGGAGACAAGGTGCTGGCGGCCCTGGAGGAGGGCGGGCGGCATTTCGGAATGAAGATAGAGGAAACCATCCTCGAAAAATAG
- the pheA gene encoding prephenate dehydratase: MNGPPNGRDAELAALRQEIDSVDEQMVNLLNKRIEIAQRIGRVKKDKGLSVVDFSRERAVLSRVASLNNGPLPQDTLRLVYAEVMAAARKIQKPVKVAYFGPEATFTHLAATRHFGQTTSFVPQVSIADVFDEVEKSKCEYGVVPVENSIEGAVNHTLDLLYSADALILAEIYTPIVHELMSKGAKIEDIKRVYSHPQPLAQCRAWLRRHLPNAELVEAASTSEAARLAVKEPGTAAIASSLAAVVYDLDVLASHIQDATHNATRFLVIGKDKVSPTGNDKTSILFATAHVPGALYHALQPISESGINMVKLESRPSKSASWHYLFYVDLVGHIEDEIVKGVLEKMQPYCAFIKWLGSYPISENV; this comes from the coding sequence ATGAACGGACCCCCAAACGGCAGGGACGCTGAATTAGCCGCCCTGCGGCAGGAGATTGACTCCGTTGACGAGCAGATGGTCAATCTCCTCAACAAGCGCATCGAAATCGCCCAGAGAATAGGGCGGGTGAAAAAGGACAAGGGCCTTTCGGTGGTGGATTTCTCCCGTGAAAGGGCCGTGCTTTCAAGGGTTGCGTCCTTGAACAACGGGCCGCTTCCCCAGGACACCTTAAGGCTCGTTTACGCCGAGGTGATGGCGGCGGCCCGCAAGATTCAAAAGCCGGTAAAGGTCGCCTATTTCGGCCCGGAGGCCACCTTTACGCATCTTGCCGCCACCCGCCACTTCGGCCAGACCACGAGCTTCGTGCCTCAGGTCTCCATTGCCGACGTGTTCGACGAGGTGGAAAAATCAAAGTGCGAGTACGGCGTGGTGCCGGTGGAAAATTCCATCGAAGGCGCTGTGAATCACACCTTAGACCTTCTCTACAGCGCCGACGCCCTGATTCTCGCCGAAATCTACACCCCCATAGTGCATGAACTTATGAGCAAGGGGGCGAAGATCGAGGACATCAAAAGGGTGTACTCCCACCCGCAGCCCCTGGCCCAGTGCAGGGCATGGCTTCGGAGGCACCTTCCCAACGCGGAGCTAGTGGAGGCGGCCTCCACCTCAGAGGCGGCCAGGCTTGCGGTGAAGGAGCCGGGAACAGCCGCCATCGCATCCAGCCTCGCGGCGGTGGTGTACGATCTTGACGTGCTTGCCTCCCACATCCAGGACGCCACCCACAACGCCACCCGATTCCTTGTAATCGGCAAGGACAAGGTGTCCCCGACCGGTAACGACAAGACCTCCATCCTCTTCGCCACGGCCCACGTTCCGGGCGCGCTCTACCACGCGCTTCAGCCCATTTCGGAATCGGGCATAAACATGGTGAAGCTGGAGAGTCGGCCATCCAAAAGCGCAAGCTGGCATTATCTTTTTTACGTCGATCTGGTGGGCCACATCGAAGACGAGATCGTAAAGGGCGTGCTGGAAAAGATGCAGCCGTACTGCGCGTTCATCAAGTGGCTGGGGTCGTATCCCATCTCCGAGAACGTCTGA